The Thermoclostridium stercorarium subsp. stercorarium DSM 8532 genome contains a region encoding:
- a CDS encoding 50S ribosomal protein L25: protein MNNINLNVQVRNTIGNGSANRLRNSGYIPGIVYGKDMEPTPIQIKNTDLFHTLKNYGQSTVYSITLNEQNIPAVIQDIQVDPIKREFLHVDLHRVSLDEEREAEVPVKIVGKSKHERNGAVFNQQLSHITVKGLPQDIPEYIQVNISDMEIGECLKIGDLVLPDNLEIINDSNEIIGSLTPSKPITEDLNLKDDTPANAVPIIGNDERETNAT, encoded by the coding sequence ATGAATAATATAAATCTTAACGTACAGGTGAGAAACACCATAGGAAACGGCAGCGCAAACAGACTGAGAAACAGCGGATACATTCCCGGGATAGTTTACGGCAAAGACATGGAGCCTACCCCTATTCAGATCAAAAATACCGACCTATTCCACACTCTGAAAAATTACGGCCAGAGCACCGTGTACAGTATAACACTAAACGAGCAAAACATCCCGGCCGTAATCCAGGACATTCAGGTTGACCCGATAAAGAGGGAATTTCTGCACGTGGATTTGCACCGTGTTTCGCTGGATGAGGAACGCGAAGCCGAAGTACCTGTAAAAATTGTCGGGAAATCCAAGCATGAACGCAACGGCGCAGTATTTAACCAGCAGCTCAGCCATATCACGGTAAAAGGTCTGCCGCAGGACATTCCTGAATATATTCAGGTGAACATTTCGGACATGGAAATCGGAGAGTGCCTGAAAATAGGCGATCTTGTGCTTCCGGACAATCTTGAGATAATAAATGATTCCAATGAAATAATCGGCTCCTTAACCCCGTCAAAACCCATAACAGAAGACTTGAACCTGAAGGACGACACACCGGCGAATGCGGTACCGATAATCGGCAACGACGAAAGAGAAACCAACGCAACATGA
- a CDS encoding (2Fe-2S) ferredoxin domain-containing protein gives MKSLAELEAIRERALKEMSLRENTGKIRVVVGMATCGIAAGARPVMNAFIEELHKRNVQNVNVTMTGCIGVCRLEPIAEVITPDGKKTTYVKLDPEKARRIVVEHLINGRPVKEYTIDEVE, from the coding sequence ATGAAATCTCTGGCTGAATTGGAGGCTATCCGCGAAAGAGCGTTAAAGGAAATGAGCCTTCGCGAAAATACAGGAAAGATAAGGGTTGTTGTCGGCATGGCAACCTGTGGTATTGCAGCAGGGGCGAGACCTGTTATGAATGCATTTATAGAAGAACTGCACAAGAGGAATGTGCAAAACGTTAATGTGACAATGACCGGATGTATAGGTGTTTGCCGACTGGAACCCATCGCTGAAGTTATAACACCGGACGGTAAGAAGACGACCTATGTGAAGCTGGATCCTGAAAAGGCAAGAAGAATTGTCGTAGAACACTTGATAAACGGTCGTCCTGTAAAGGAATACACAATTGATGAAGTTGAATAA
- the nuoF gene encoding NADH-quinone oxidoreductase subunit NuoF → MIYRSHVLVCGGTGCTSSKSMEIIDLMNKLLREYNIDNEVKVVHTGCFGLCERGPIVVVYPEGATYSRVTLDDVKEIVEEHLVKGRIVKRLLLGDKEAEDVSKALEDIGFFKHQVRVALRNCGIINPENIEEYIARDGYRALGKVLTEMTPEEVIETVKKSGLRGRGGAGFPTGLKWEFAAKAKGDQKFVCCNADEGDPGAFMDRSILEGDPHSVLEAMAIAGYAIGANQGYIYVRAEYPIAVKRLRIAIDQAREYGLLGKNIFGTDFSFDIDIRLGAGAFVCGEETALMTSIEGHRGEPRPRPPFPANKGLWQKPTLLNNVETYANIPVIFLKGPEWFASIGTEKSKGTKVFAVGGKINNTGLVEIPMGTTIRTMIYDIGGGIPNGKKFKAVQTGGPSGGCIPASLIDTPIDYDTLTQLGSMMGSGGFIVMDEDTCMVDIAKFFLEFTVDESCGKCAPCRIGTKRMYEILDRITKGQGQPGDIEKLELLAENIKASALCGLGQTAPNPILSTLRYFRDEYEAHIYEKRCPAGVCKALLQYVIDEDKCKGCSLCARKCPVGAISGEVKKPYHIDPDKCIKCGVCMETCKFGAINKTA, encoded by the coding sequence ATGATATACAGGTCACATGTGCTGGTTTGTGGCGGTACCGGATGTACATCATCCAAAAGTATGGAAATTATCGATCTTATGAATAAACTGCTTCGTGAATACAATATTGACAATGAGGTTAAGGTTGTACACACAGGATGCTTCGGATTATGCGAAAGAGGTCCGATTGTTGTAGTTTATCCGGAAGGTGCAACCTATTCAAGGGTTACTCTTGACGATGTCAAGGAAATTGTTGAAGAACATCTTGTAAAGGGAAGGATTGTTAAAAGACTTCTGCTTGGAGACAAGGAGGCCGAGGATGTATCCAAGGCGCTTGAGGACATTGGCTTCTTCAAGCATCAGGTTCGCGTTGCGCTGAGAAACTGCGGTATAATCAATCCTGAAAATATAGAGGAATATATAGCAAGAGACGGATACCGCGCGTTGGGCAAAGTATTGACCGAAATGACGCCCGAAGAGGTAATTGAAACAGTTAAGAAATCCGGACTGCGCGGAAGAGGAGGAGCCGGTTTCCCGACGGGGCTGAAATGGGAATTTGCGGCAAAGGCAAAAGGCGATCAGAAATTTGTATGCTGCAATGCCGATGAAGGTGACCCCGGTGCATTTATGGACAGAAGCATTCTTGAAGGCGATCCCCATTCCGTGCTGGAAGCTATGGCCATTGCAGGATATGCGATTGGTGCAAATCAGGGGTACATCTATGTACGCGCCGAGTACCCGATTGCCGTTAAACGTCTGAGAATTGCCATTGATCAGGCAAGGGAGTATGGCTTGCTGGGCAAGAATATTTTCGGTACCGATTTTTCGTTTGACATAGATATACGCCTTGGCGCAGGTGCGTTTGTATGCGGTGAGGAAACAGCACTGATGACTTCAATTGAAGGGCACCGCGGCGAACCGAGGCCTCGTCCGCCGTTCCCGGCTAACAAAGGATTGTGGCAGAAACCCACACTGCTTAACAACGTTGAAACCTATGCGAATATCCCGGTGATTTTCCTGAAGGGACCTGAATGGTTCGCCAGCATAGGAACGGAAAAGAGCAAGGGAACGAAGGTATTTGCCGTTGGCGGAAAAATCAACAATACAGGTCTGGTTGAAATACCCATGGGAACCACAATCCGTACAATGATTTACGATATAGGCGGTGGAATTCCCAACGGCAAGAAATTTAAGGCGGTTCAGACCGGTGGTCCTTCGGGCGGATGCATACCTGCAAGCCTGATAGACACTCCGATTGATTATGATACCCTGACGCAGCTTGGCTCAATGATGGGATCAGGCGGATTCATAGTAATGGACGAAGACACATGTATGGTGGATATAGCCAAGTTCTTCCTCGAATTCACCGTTGATGAATCCTGCGGAAAGTGCGCACCCTGCCGCATAGGAACGAAAAGGATGTATGAAATCCTCGACAGGATAACAAAAGGCCAGGGACAGCCGGGGGATATAGAAAAACTTGAACTGCTGGCTGAAAACATTAAGGCTTCGGCACTGTGCGGTCTCGGCCAGACAGCACCCAATCCCATTCTGAGTACGCTGAGATATTTCCGTGACGAATATGAAGCCCACATTTATGAAAAGAGATGCCCGGCCGGTGTATGCAAGGCTCTGTTACAATATGTTATTGACGAGGACAAGTGCAAGGGCTGCAGCTTATGTGCCAGAAAATGCCCTGTTGGTGCAATATCAGGAGAGGTCAAGAAACCTTATCACATTGATCCTGATAAATGTATCAAGTGCGGCGTATGTATGGAAACATGCAAGTTTGGCGCGATAAACAAGACGGCTTAA
- a CDS encoding NADH-dependent [FeFe] hydrogenase, group A6: MSEMVTLTIDGVEVKAPAGSTVLEAAKLAGIRIPTLCYLKGINEIGACRICVVDVGARSLQAACVYPVSEGLKVVTNSPKVREARKVTLELILSNHERTCLTCVRSGNCELQQLANELNVGEIRFDGERTDLPVDDLSPSVVRDPNKCVLCRRCISVCNNVQSVAAIGTAERGFKTVIASPFNMALKDTPCVNCGQCINVCPVGALREKSSIEKVWDALANPDLHVVVQTAPAVRVAIGEEFGLPIGTRCTGKMVAALKRLGFDKVFDTDTGADLTIMEEGNELIQRIKNGGKLPMITSCSPGWIKFCEHNYPDLLDNLSTCKSPQNMFGALLKSYYAEKMGIDPSKIFVVSVMPCTAKKFEIQRPELASTGYPDVDVSITTRELARMIKEAGIDFVNLPDEEFDDPMGEASGAGVIFGATGGVMEAALRTVVDKLTGRDNDNIEYKEVRGEEGIKVAEVTLPDGMTIRAAVAHGLGNARKLLDQVRNGEAQYHFIEIMACPGGCVNGGGQPIQPARVRNTIDIRTERAKGLYSEDEAMTIRKSHKNPRIQKIYEEFLGEPGSHKAHELLHTHYYARENYPEECSRI; the protein is encoded by the coding sequence ATGAGTGAAATGGTAACATTGACTATAGATGGTGTGGAAGTTAAGGCGCCTGCCGGTTCTACCGTCCTTGAGGCAGCAAAACTGGCAGGAATAAGAATACCCACTCTGTGCTATTTAAAGGGAATTAATGAAATCGGCGCATGCCGTATATGCGTCGTTGACGTGGGTGCGAGGAGCCTCCAGGCCGCATGCGTGTATCCGGTTTCAGAAGGCCTGAAGGTTGTAACAAATTCACCAAAAGTAAGAGAGGCAAGAAAGGTAACACTTGAACTGATTCTTTCAAATCATGAGAGGACATGCCTGACATGCGTACGCAGCGGAAACTGCGAACTGCAGCAGCTGGCAAATGAGCTTAACGTGGGAGAGATACGCTTTGACGGTGAAAGAACCGATTTGCCGGTAGACGACTTGTCGCCGTCGGTTGTAAGAGATCCCAACAAATGCGTACTGTGCCGCAGATGCATAAGCGTATGTAATAACGTTCAGAGCGTTGCCGCCATTGGAACTGCAGAAAGAGGATTTAAGACCGTTATTGCTTCTCCGTTCAATATGGCTCTTAAAGACACACCGTGTGTAAACTGCGGACAGTGCATAAATGTTTGCCCTGTCGGAGCGCTTCGTGAAAAGAGCAGTATAGAAAAAGTATGGGACGCCCTGGCAAATCCCGATTTACATGTTGTGGTTCAGACAGCTCCGGCAGTACGTGTGGCAATCGGCGAAGAATTCGGGCTGCCCATCGGAACACGCTGTACCGGGAAAATGGTGGCTGCACTGAAAAGGCTCGGTTTTGACAAGGTATTTGATACCGACACTGGAGCGGATTTGACAATAATGGAAGAAGGAAACGAGCTCATTCAGAGAATTAAGAACGGCGGAAAACTTCCGATGATAACTTCATGCAGCCCCGGATGGATTAAATTCTGCGAACACAATTATCCTGATTTGCTGGACAATCTTTCAACCTGCAAGTCACCGCAGAATATGTTCGGTGCATTGCTGAAATCCTACTACGCCGAAAAGATGGGAATTGATCCTTCAAAAATATTCGTAGTATCGGTAATGCCGTGTACCGCGAAAAAGTTTGAAATTCAGCGTCCTGAGCTTGCGTCAACCGGATATCCTGATGTAGACGTATCCATTACCACCCGCGAGCTTGCCCGTATGATTAAAGAAGCGGGAATAGACTTTGTAAACCTCCCGGATGAAGAATTTGATGATCCTATGGGCGAAGCTTCAGGTGCAGGAGTTATATTCGGGGCAACCGGCGGTGTTATGGAAGCGGCATTGAGAACCGTTGTTGACAAGCTCACAGGCAGGGATAATGACAACATTGAATACAAGGAAGTGCGCGGAGAAGAAGGCATTAAAGTCGCAGAGGTTACATTACCCGACGGAATGACAATACGCGCGGCCGTTGCCCATGGCCTTGGCAACGCAAGAAAACTGCTGGATCAGGTGCGAAACGGAGAGGCTCAGTATCACTTCATTGAAATAATGGCTTGCCCGGGCGGCTGTGTAAACGGAGGAGGCCAGCCTATTCAGCCGGCAAGGGTAAGAAATACCATTGATATCAGGACTGAAAGGGCAAAAGGCTTATACAGCGAAGACGAAGCAATGACTATACGAAAGTCTCATAAGAACCCGAGAATCCAGAAGATATACGAAGAATTCCTCGGCGAACCCGGAAGCCATAAGGCTCACGAGCTGCTGCACACTCATTATTATGCCCGTGAAAATTACCCCGAAGAGTGCAGCAGAATATAA
- a CDS encoding sensor histidine kinase, which yields MKDLSLHVMDIAQNSITAGATLIKVSLICCDGFLVFRLSDNGNGMDEELLKTVTDPFTTTRETRKVGMGIPLLKLSAEMTGGSFKIESRKGEGTSTEARFVIDSIDRIPLGNVDETLKTLIMANPEIDFEIKFQSEKSSFELKTEEIKKYLNGVPIDNFEVIDWIAGKIRDGLKVVFGGVLNEISG from the coding sequence ATGAAGGATTTATCGTTGCATGTCATGGACATTGCCCAGAATTCGATCACGGCGGGCGCAACTCTGATAAAAGTTTCCCTTATCTGCTGTGACGGTTTTCTGGTATTCAGACTATCGGACAACGGCAACGGAATGGATGAGGAGTTACTGAAGACGGTAACCGATCCTTTTACGACAACACGAGAAACAAGAAAAGTGGGAATGGGGATTCCGTTGCTGAAACTATCGGCAGAAATGACCGGAGGGAGTTTTAAAATAGAATCCCGTAAAGGGGAAGGCACAAGTACCGAAGCACGTTTTGTTATTGACAGCATTGACAGAATTCCCCTGGGAAATGTGGATGAAACATTAAAGACGCTGATAATGGCCAATCCGGAAATAGATTTTGAAATAAAATTTCAGAGTGAAAAATCTTCTTTTGAGCTGAAGACCGAAGAAATAAAAAAATATCTGAACGGTGTTCCTATAGATAATTTTGAAGTCATTGACTGGATTGCCGGGAAAATACGAGATGGATTGAAAGTGGTTTTTGGAGGTGTTCTGAATGAAATCTCTGGCTGA